Genomic window (Enoplosus armatus isolate fEnoArm2 chromosome 22, fEnoArm2.hap1, whole genome shotgun sequence):
gtttttttttgtgtgatattGTTCACTAATGTTCAAGACCATAGCTACCcttgaggacactgaggtcattgGTCTTGGTGATATTTCTGGGAATGTGGATGTTTTAATGGCATGAATGTAAGATTACAGAAATATGTCGTTTTTAAGGCTGGTTCTGATACtattatgtttttatgcagCATACctaaagataataaaaaaatatttagtaTTCTCCAATAGCATTACACACCTGGTGacattacatttactcaggAAAGTTTGGTTGGTGGCTACAGTCGTGTTAACAGTTAATGGTGTGAAACTTTTGAACATTTGACCACATGAATCATTTCCAACACCTGGTGATCCCTGGCCGCAATGAAGACGACGCGACGGACCACTGAGCAACTAGTTCGAACCTCAAGGACCACGGACGGACTAGTGGTAGCATCGAGTGATCCGTGTTAGAGACCATGGTCTGTGGACAGACTGGACAGACCACTGGATTGGCTGTAACCCCCTCTCCTCACTCCGAAAAAtgagtgttgttgttttggagaCGCGCAGTCCCGCCCATCTCTAATGACGCAACGTCCTAATAACAagcgctctgattggtcaaGGGTCTCACGGCCGGGGGGGTAACATTTGTGAATGGCTTCAAAGTGACTGAGATGTGGAatgatttataatgttttatCGGCACTTTAgcagatgttgtttttatttgatgtgaCGTTCTTCAGGACTGGATTGTAACGGGAAACGATGTCGGACGCTGAAGGTGCTCGCAGTCCAGACCAGCTGAATAAATTCGAGAAACTGACAGGCAGGCCGCCGCACGGTGAGACGTTAGCAGGTCGGTCAACAACATTAGCAAGACATGCTAACGATAGGTTTTAACTTAACGTCGGCACATTTTGCCAGTCGAATAAACGCTGTGCGACTGATATCAGCTGCTCCACATACAATGGCACCTTTACATGTTAAGACTTTAAACGTTGCCCTTACTGGTGACATTGCTAAGCGTAACGTTCAAGCTAGCAACATCCAGTAATTCTGCTTGTTTATCTTTTAATAGCTTGTTAGCAATCATATCCAAGATAACGCGTGTTATAAAATGAAAGCTGGTTATCCTACTGTTTCACCTTGTGCAAAATCCTTTCTTTTAGCTGTAACGTTATAGCCAACTTAGTAAGATGTATGGCCTGTCTCACAATCATTGATTACCAGGTTTTGCTGACCTGCAAACACCTTAAAATTTAAGGCAGTGTTTTTAAGAGAGTCAGTTGTAAACTCATAATTTTGCTTTAAGTTTAGATTATAGGCATATCAAAAGAATGTATTGATAACCATTTTTGCAGAACATGGTATTCAATAGACATGATTGGGATGATCCATCATGTGTGGATAAAGCCAGGAAGGATTGactcacatttttcatttagatGTTAGTATTAGATTTTAATGTAGTGGTAAAACTTCATTACAGATCCTGTTCtttatcttttgtgtgtgtgtcacagataCAGTCTTACAGTTGGCAAGGCCAGTCACGCCAGGCGCCCAGCACTGTATAGTACACAGTCCAACACAGGTCCCCCTGACATGTTGCTTCAAAAAATATCCAATGACCTAAATGAATCATTCACTTTCAGAACTAAGCAGTTATCATActagatactgtatataatgcTTTAATATCATTGATTTCCACTTAACTGACACCTTAATTAGCCCTAATTGAttgtacagtgtttttaattacagcCCAGTAAAAATAACAGTTCATCACAGAAAGATGTGTGGCCGAAAGAAACAGCCTTTTTTCACAATATGCGTTCTTACAGCCATTGTTCTGTTCATGTTCCAACCATGTTGGCAGAAGTTTGGATGTGCCTCACATGTCAGAAGTGAATGTAACATTGACTTAAAGCATGTAGTCATGCAGAGCTTTCAGAACACACTTTTAGTTGTTAATTTGGCAGGGTTGTGCTTCCAAGTTTTGATAACACTTATCTCATCCTCTTAATTTTGAATACACTTATTGCAAGTCTTTTGCACTAAAGCATCTGCcaaattaatgtaatgtaatgtaatgatagTCAGAAGCGTACCAGTGAAAAGTGGTCTGCTAcctttgtgaaatatttgattAGGTTTGAGATAACATAGGCCAAAGTGTGGATGTTTGGTCGTGCCACTGCTCCTAAATTCCTCTGTCTTTGTACGGCCCCCATAATTGCTGTGCTTTCCCAGTCCATTACAAATcctcattaaaaatgcattggTTGGCTGAAACATTGGTGTTGTGTTGTAGGTAGGCCTCATTTTATTCTTAATACATTAAACAGAGGTACATTATTAGATGTGGCTTAATGTGCTCTGTATTCTGTCATCATGTGCCTGTTGGTAGAAACCTGCTAATCCCTCCAGCCAAGCATCTCAGTATCTCAAAtggtgatattttattttctgctatTTGCATAGCTCTCCTTATAAGGTAAAACTGTGAGCCCTCCATGACTAgacttcttcctctgtcagctTGAGTGTCAGAGAAACGCCTATTGCTCAAGTATCATTGAAAGTTTTTACAGCCTATTGTCCAGCAGATGTATTCCATGTCGATTCAACTGGGTGTGAACACAATGCGCAAAGAAATACAGTGGGGCAGTCAGAGCTGGCAAAGCTGTGCACATCTTGTCCTATCTACgtgtttttgttacctttttattttaattggatAACTTAAGGCGCCGGCTAGGATATCTTGGTTGCTTTCTTTATTGATGTTCTATTTATGTTGCCCATAGTTTTCCTCTCAGTGAGTTCAAAGGCATGCAGGGAAACTTGAAATTCATAATTTCTCATTGTTGTaaatgtgactgtgaatgtgtctgtttatgtgttaGCCCTGGTGACGCATGTTCAAGTGTTAACCCTGTGACTCTGTATGGCGTCTCCCTGCTTTCTGTGCTTATTGTCATGATTACACAATGTGATGTCTCTATATTGATCAAAGCGGAAGGATTTCAGGGTGTTCTGAAAAGCCCAAAAGTGGATGAACATGCCTATCTTTTCAGGTTCAGTCAGATTTTGTAATAGATACAGCCAGTGATCCAGTTTCTCTTGTATTAGGCACTTGtagctttctgtgtgtgtttatctcatCAGTCCAGTCTTATACCTGTCTAGTATCTCTGTTGGCATGAtcctcccctcctcatcctATGAAACGTTGTTCCTCCCTCTCCAGGTCATCGTGCTCCCCCCGCCCGCAGTGGGCATCGCTGTGTTGCTGACAACACTAACCTGTACGTGTTTGGAGGGTACAACCCTGACTATGATGAGTCAGGAGGCCCAGAGAATGAAGACTATCCACTGTTCAGGGAGCTCTGGAGGTACCACTTTGCCACAGGCTGCTGGCAGCAGATTCGAACAGAGGGATATATGCCCACAGAGCTGGCATCTATGTCAGGTAAAATGTTGTATCTAACATTTTGATACTTAATTGTACTTGCACTCATTAGTATTTTATACTCATAACAAAATCCAGTTATCtgttaaaatgtgtatgaaaatTGAATTCGGTATTGCTGTGTTTCTTCAGCTGTTTTGCATGGCAACAACCTCCTGGTGTTTGGCGGCACCGGGATCCCCTTTGGTGAAAATAATGGCAATGACGTACATGTTTGTAACGTGAAGTACAAGCGGTGGTCACTGCTCAACTGTCGGGGGAAGAAGCCCAACAGAATCTATGGACAGGTAACCTCATAAATTACCCTCATTTGATTGCTTTCTGGGCCAAATTCAAGTTAGGGATTTGAAATATTGTAGAGACTGGATGTTTTAAGTTTTTCAAAATTTAGTTGGTGGATATACAAACTTTTAAAGTTTAGCTGCTTCTTACTACGATGTTGCTTCATATCTTCCTAACCTTCAGGCAATGGTTATCATAAATGGTTTCCTGTACGTGTTTGGAGGGACAACGGGTTACATCTACAGCACAGACCTGCACAGGCTGGACCTGACCACAAGGGAGTGGATCCACCTCAAACCCAACAACCCTCCCGACGACCTGCCTGAGGAACGGTACGCCTTTTATGATGCCTGAATGTGCTACAGACCCAAGCTAAGGATCTTTTCAGTGTAGTGAAACTCCTTtacttgttgtgttgtgtgttacagGTACAGGCATGAAATAGCACATGATGGACAGAGGATCTACATTCTGGGAGGAGGAACTTCCTGGACATCTTACCCTCTGGACAAGGTACTAGACCACTAAGGGTAGACTCACCAAAACTGCCGGCCTAGAATTTCAAATTCATAATGTTTCAAGTGTACATTTCTGAACAacttagttttattttttatgacaGCTGAAGCAATATCTGGtctatatatgtttttttccccctccctaGCGAACCTGtgcagaggaagatgaaagagattttcttttttccaaatgtAGTAGAGAACAAAAAGATCtgcacacacatgaatataCACCAAAGAGGGTAGCATTAACTGCTcaagtgaaattatttttgtacCCATATGAGGATCTTTGTGGCTGTGAAAGGAGTTGAATATAGAGACTGAAACTCTGCACAACAATGTTTCAGAAGACTGATGCCAGCATTttaaacagtgaaaacacactcatgtactgtatttaattATAATATAGGTTACAGTTTTGTACTCAAGCCAAATCCATCTTAATCACTGCACCAAACACTCACTTAAACTCACAGTAAatattgtgtctttttaatAGATACATGCGTACAATCTGGAGACCAATTCCTGGGAGGAGATTACAACTAAACCTCATGACAAAATAGGTCTGTAGTCTGCACCTCATTATTAACTAAGCCTGTTTCTGTTCTCATTCACACCACTCTAAAATGTCTGTGCTTCTGACAGGGTATCCTGCTCCCAGGAGATGCCATAGCTGTGTACAAATACGAAATGGTGAGAATCTTTCAAGTGCTGTCATACTTCTGTTATTTTGCTTCAAAGATAAACAGTTGCTTCTGACATTTGATATCACATCCTCATATGTTAAACCTTCAGTGTTAAGTTGATTTTTAACTCCCTGCCAGTTATCACATATACAACTACATGAAGCGTCTGATCATTAATTTTTCTCTGTTGTAGATGTATTTATCTGTGGAGGCTACAACGGGGAGTTGATATTAGCTGATTTGTGGAAGATCAGCCTGCAGACTTTCCAGTGGAGCAAACTACCAGCAGTGATGCCTGAGCCGGCCTACTTccactgtgctgctgtcacCCCAGTTAGTACCACACTACCCTTTCTATTCAGTCcatgtacatatattttaatttattatctGTGGTTTGGAACAGTTTTGAGGGTTTCATGTCAGTGGTAACAATCTTCTTCATGTACACAGCAAGTGAAGTACATATTGATGAAAGTAGTTAGTAATCTAGTCATTTAAGGCAACGCATGAAATCCATATATATGCAGTGGTCTCGTTCTCTACTAAATAAAGTTCTGTCTTTTAAATTCTATAATCAAAGCAAAATGAGGGAAAATGTGAgtgacaaaagaagaaaaaacaattccCATTGATCTACTTTTTATGAGATGGTATTTTGGTCCTTTTTTGTGGACAGTTTGTTGTTGTAGGTTTGTTGGCACAGAGGCTGCATGTTGGGGCTGGAattttttatagttttgtaCTACTATATTGGCACCAAAATCTGCAAAGCTGCAGGCAGATTTAGAAACAGCATAATTTTCTTTGCCAAGAACACACTGAAAAGAATTTGTCAGTCACAGTTTCCCACAAATCACCAATGATGGCTCCAGGGGGAGCTTAGAACCTGAAGCCCCAGTTAATTTCTGTATCAAACTcagtactgtatataaaatgtacatctttctctctttccttcactCTGTCCTCAGGCTGGCTGCATGTACATCCATGGTGGCGTGGTAAACATCCATGAGAACAAGAGAACTGGCTCTCTGTTTAAAATCTGGCTGGCTGTGCCCAGCCTGCTGGAGCTATGCTGGGAGAAGCTCCTCAAGGCCTTTCCACACCTGGCTTCACTCCCTACCATGCAGCTGCTCAACCTGGGCCTCACACAGGAACTCATTGAACGCTTGAAATAGACAGCACAGTGGAGGACGGACAAATGATTGGATGGGGTAGGCTGGGCTGGACTGGGAGCAGATGAGGTCTGACAGAGCACAGAATTTGATTCACAGCAAAATTCTCGGGAAAAtgccctctccctcccctgcctAACGTAGCCCCGCCTTAAAACCAGAAACAATGGgatgccttttttcttttgttcttttttttcagtttcagtgatgataaagaaaatacatgtgGAATGTTTTATCAATTTTACTCAAACCCCTCCCGCCATCACTGCTCCATACATGATGACTTTGTGTCAAGCTAAATATGAATTCCCGCTTCTCATCCGCCAAACTGCAACACCTGGACATACTTTATTTTGCCATGTCTTCAAAGACTGTCctctcccctttttttaaatcggCCTTCTCTACTACTTTTAAGAATTCTGTGCAAAGGAAGAatgcatgtgtatttatttgaagGACTAAATCTGTTTGTCTGAGGGTATTCTCATCACCTGATGTTGCTGTTTGCACACTTTGTCTTGCATATTGGTGggcatttacttttttttaatagatcTTATAAGCAAAGTAATGTTTTTCAGTCTAAAAAGTGGCAGATGGTGGTTTTGCCAAAGGACCATGccagtgtttttgcacattttagccAATTTAACTCAAATCTGATCTATAATGTTATTACTGCTGACATGCTGCAGTGGTTTTTGCGACCTTCTAGCCTTTTTATATCGGTTTTCTCCCTATGGTATGGAAATCAACTTCCTTAAAACTTGCTTGAATTACAGTCAATCACTCtaattttcatgtgtttttattgttgaagTCATGTTATCCTAGCATAACTttgacataaataaaagcagacatggTGTTCACTGTGAGGGATTACCAATCTTGAATTTCAAGTCTTTCCGAGTTGTTTTTATACTATATGAATGGAAACCAGTGTCTGCCCTACTTAATTTATGGTATGCCTTTTAAAATAGTCATGAGTAATATGTTATTTGTGGTAAACTGGCTAAAACATGCGGAAACTCTGTATGGTCTTCATTAGTCTGTGAAGAATGGCCCAATGCTGGGTTTGCCTATGTCTGAGCCCctgtatttcctgtattttccCATTATACATTGTGTTACAGCCTAGTCTGGAAAACCATCtgcaaaaaaagtcaaaggaaGGTGGGTATCTTCatcaaatgatttaatttacATCTTGTTTGCTTGCAGCTCTCATTTGTAAAAACCATGCAACACATCACTGTGAATTTGGTGCtctttaaaattaatttaaaatgcttttattcaaataaagacTTAATTCTGTTAAGGCTTTTACTCCCTCTGTTGATGACATTGAAACTGTTTTGCACAGGGAGTTCAGTAGCAGgcttctacaaacatttgtttataCTGCAGTGCCTTTTTCAAACTTTTAATGAGGTTGAAATGTTCACAAATACAGGCAGTATAAGATAATTGCATGTTTAGACAAAGGGTTTCTGTTGAAAATTGCGTTTTCAATTAAGTTAACATTTTAACCATTACATAGAATCACTCAACATCTTAGTGGCAAAAACACTCATTTTGTATCCTGTTTCAAGGATGCAGAAGCTTTGTATTCTGCTCTGGTTAATGGGCACACAGAGTGGGCTTCACGGCAGGATGCAGCATATTTTTGGTATTAATCCTAAAGGCACGTATTCAATGTGTTCAATAGAGTTCCTATGTCCAATTAATGAATTTAACTGATGCCAAATAATGTTGCACCTTGAACAAAGTGTGATTATAATGAGGAATGAGAGGTTAGTTGAGACCCATGATGGGATGTTGCTCTGCATAACAAACTACTTTGTGCATGAGGTCATTACCTGCTTTTTATGTTAACATCATCAAATCTTCACTTTGGGACAGTTTTGAAAGTGACCACTAAAATGTTGTACAGTAGGCTTGTGTGAATGTTGTATTGGAGTACTGTCAATAAAAGTGTTCTGTAAATAGCTCTCGgcgccccccctccctcccttttcttttgcTTGACTAATAATTAGTATGaaacataacataaataaaacccaaactgttttattttctattttagaCTGTTTTTGCATTAAGTCCTGTTGCCACTTGTATTCTGAGACAGCACACTAGAAGGTGATAACATGCATGCCATTTGTCCTCGTTAGCTGAGCATACTGAATGTGCCAAACTGTCAATAATGACCTTTACGAAGCAAAAGATATCAAAATGTAGCAGAAATGAAAATCCAATATAAATTATAGTggtgtacatttttcaaaagaaatcacatgttCTTAAATAGAAACTGATGTAGATGGTGAAGCACTAGTTGAAAAAGTGGTCTTATTTTACAGACAGGTTTTATAAATTGATGAATTTATTATGTCCACTATAAACCACATATGATAATGATTcacaaccaaaaataaatagcccaaatttacatttaaatgcaaGAGCAAAACATCAAAGTCACAGATTTCCTTGACAGCCAGAACTGGAAAAATGTCAGTATCATATATTGACAAAAAGCAGACAGCTATTCAGTCACAGCGCTGCTGTGAAATTTCAAAACTCATCCCAAttctttttccatcttttgtGACACTGAAGCCACACCACCTGAAGATGAGGGATAAGTGCATTTCTATAGTGGCATAACATTTCGGAGCCTTTCGTAGGATTTTTCTTGGCAAGCAGATCAACAAGAGCGTGGAGAAGGAGCAAAGAAGTAAAGGGCCAAAAGGATGAGGTAGACCACCACGAGAGCAGTGCCTGCAAACAAAATAGAGTTCATTATAATCTACATGTTAATTGAAGCTTAACCTTTTtgccagacaaaaaaaaacaggccacaAGCACAAATCCTCTTACCTGCTACCCCACGAACCTGCTTGCTTTATTAGTTAGATATATGACTAATGGTGTAATTTTCAATTCGGTCTCAGTGAATGACTTACCCTGAAAGTAGTCACATTTTCCATCCATGAAGATGTAGTTGACCAGAATGACACTGAAGATGCTGGCCCAGAGATGAATATCACTGAAAACGAGCATGAATCCAAcatcctgggggggggggaagcctTCAGTCATGATTGAAACAATTGCATTATATAAAGAAATCTATGCAATTACAAAAAACTAGGCACTTACATAGAAGGCATTGAAGAGTATCAGCAGTGGAATCTGTATCATGCAGACCTGCACAGCAATGCAACTGCCCACTTCAAGGCTGCAGACAAAAGATATacaagttaaaatgtttgtaaCACTCCTTTTACAGTGGCTCAATTTCACCTATGTATCAACTTATGGAAAGAAGTGTATGAAGTCTAATGGTGTTCAAACTTGTGTAAAACTCACATAATGTGTTTATAAATGAGTAGACATTGAAATATCTCACATTTATATATCCATTAAATATTGTGCTCTCCCATTATCTCCCATTGCTCAAAACTGAAGTATGGCCTTtataaaagttgaaaaaattCTGGtagtaattaataattataCTACAACAGTGTACTCATACCTCAGGctgatgttgttctgcagtGCAAACTGGATCCCATTGACAATCTCAGGAAGCTCTGGCACCATGGCCAACACTGTGACACCGATGAAGTACTGCATTAAgtacaaagaaacacattgaGAATATGGTCTTATCAACCAAGGAGCAATGGACCTTGGAATCTAAGAGGCACTGTCCCTTCCTCTTTATGAATAAAGCATTTTGAATACCTGGGAGATGGAGGAATGGGTCAGCATGGGCTCGATGTTCTCCGTGCTGAGATCAGCGCAGCAGGCCATCAACACTGTGGCAGCAATCAGCACTGCAAGAGCCCTCCACCTGGACCAGTGGACCACATGATGGCCTGCtggtcacatacacactatgcTTACCAAAGTGTAACATGTATGACTTACCTCACTGTTTTATAtcccctttcacacacattcaatcaAGTACAAGTTTAGTTCCTCACCCTCATGCACAGGCGCAACTTTACCTCACTGCAAGGGAAATGCTTACATGCACAAAGAGGTTAATATAGCAGTGCTTCAcaatttcattttccttcaacCAAAAGATTAAAGAACACTACATGCATAcgatactcacacacacacacacacacacctgttgcaACCACCTGGCTGGTGGCTACGTTGCTGCCATTAATACACGTGTTGGCTGCAAGGAGATGGCCAGTGGTGACCTCACCAGTGGGGTGGTAAGTGCTGGTGCCCTCTTGTGCGTACTGACCGTGTGCATGGCCTCCTTGGCCATCGCTGATATGGATATCATAGATGTGGGAGTGGGTCTTCAGTGTGAAGATGAGGCCGATCAGGtatgcagcaggcagcagcacagaaatTGTGTACACCAGGGccctggaaaacattttttaaagtaataattttGTTAAAACACTGATGAGtagatttcttaaaaaaaaaaaaactctgcgTGTAGCACCTGGACTTACTCGATTTTGGACAGAATCAAATGTGGGTCAGTTTGActctgttaaaaacaaaaaatgaaggtgaaaattaaaaatcaatcatttttaaaagcttttttatttatgtaagcTGTGGAGACCCACACAGATGTCATCTGAAAGTGTTCTCAAACTTGCTCAACCGCCACAAGCATGAAGTCACATGAAGGTTAAGTGAAGCAGCCCACCGTGTCGTAGTGACAATCCTTGCAGATGAAGGGTACACTGGCATTGCCTGGAATATTGGTGCAGCTTTCACACACTAGATTACCGAAGGTCTTTGAGAAGAGGGTGGGAGCAAACACACCTATGGAAAATATTACAATGAGTTTTATGAATCTGTTGGTGGAAGacatattgtttaaaaatgagTTATGTGCAGCTGCTGTACATACCTCCAATGGATATGAAGAGCAAAGCTGAGCTCACTCCGGCTGAACGACTGTTGAATCGCTGCTCCTGGTGTTTAATGCCCCCAATGATCATACAGATACCCTGTAAACATACGAGGTTAGCGCATGAGTGTGACCATCTGTCTACCAATTTCACACTTGAATCCCATAATGAAAAAGACGTAAATGAAACCAAGGTAAACAGAGAGAACCAACACATCTCAGGGAGAACATGTTAACCGATATGTACACATTTGTCCTTCTCAGGCACTCACAGGTATGAACAGTATACATCCAAGCAAGGTCCCAGTGAGTGCCGCTTTAACGATCTCCTCATAACATTTGGTGGCAGCACGGTGTCCCTGCAGCAATGCTGTGATGTAGAACGTCATCTCAGTAATGGAGCCAAACGTGGCATTCACCACCGCTCCCACTGCAAAGTTACTCTGTGCAGAAATGCTGTGGGAATACGCACAGTTACCAAATAACAACcattcaatatactgtatactattccgcccccccccccccgcctcgaGTCTGTACTTCCTGCCAGCGACAAAAATGCGAAACAAACCATACCTGGCTATACCCATGCCAATATAGTAGGATAGAGGAATGATGGAAGTGATGGCTGTGGCAAACTTGGTCTTCGCGCTGAAGAAATTGTGTTCCTGGTCAGTATAGCCAATAATCAGAGTGATGAATACCAGGGGAAGAGAGTCTGCAGGGAACCCAGACTTAAGGAGAACAAATGGATGGGCAGTGGACAGACCAGAACTGTGTTGACCATGTACAAAATCACAATTTGTTGgttatgaaaaatatatattacttGAAAAGGATGGATAGATGTCTTCAGCTCTTAGCTTGTGCTACTTTTTGCGACCAGAAATTACCTCAAAAGTACACCGGGGTCCAGTATATTGAGTATATTGTCTAATGGTGCCATAGCTGACCGCTTTTTACTTACTTTCGTCAAGTTGGATCAAACAACCCAAAAAGGATACTGAGAGCGAAAATGTTGATTCCTTGGACAGTGTATTTGTAGTAATACACATTGAAAGCTTGATAACAGCATAAGATGACTCTGGTCTCGCACCCAAGAGTCTACAAAAGAGGACATAAAACACTCAAGTTACAGAATCATTCATTAGATGTAAACAGTCAATTAACAGATAAGGTCCAGGGCcagtttaaacaaatgaaaaagcattTCTCCACCTACTCCTGGTGGCGTGTAGCCATGCAGACAGTTATGTTGTGCTaaggttttgagatattcaCCTATGTAATTTTGGCTGCCTCCCCAATTTCATTTATGTaaaaaattcaatttgaaaAACTCAGCAACATCTTTCCATGACCAGCAT
Coding sequences:
- the klhdc10 gene encoding kelch domain-containing protein 10 isoform X1 → MSDAEGARSPDQLNKFEKLTGRPPHGETLAGHRAPPARSGHRCVADNTNLYVFGGYNPDYDESGGPENEDYPLFRELWRYHFATGCWQQIRTEGYMPTELASMSAVLHGNNLLVFGGTGIPFGENNGNDVHVCNVKYKRWSLLNCRGKKPNRIYGQAMVIINGFLYVFGGTTGYIYSTDLHRLDLTTREWIHLKPNNPPDDLPEERYRHEIAHDGQRIYILGGGTSWTSYPLDKIHAYNLETNSWEEITTKPHDKIGYPAPRRCHSCVQIRNDVFICGGYNGELILADLWKISLQTFQWSKLPAVMPEPAYFHCAAVTPAGCMYIHGGVVNIHENKRTGSLFKIWLAVPSLLELCWEKLLKAFPHLASLPTMQLLNLGLTQELIERLK
- the klhdc10 gene encoding kelch domain-containing protein 10 isoform X2: MSDAEGARSPDQLNKFEKLTGRPPHGHRAPPARSGHRCVADNTNLYVFGGYNPDYDESGGPENEDYPLFRELWRYHFATGCWQQIRTEGYMPTELASMSAVLHGNNLLVFGGTGIPFGENNGNDVHVCNVKYKRWSLLNCRGKKPNRIYGQAMVIINGFLYVFGGTTGYIYSTDLHRLDLTTREWIHLKPNNPPDDLPEERYRHEIAHDGQRIYILGGGTSWTSYPLDKIHAYNLETNSWEEITTKPHDKIGYPAPRRCHSCVQIRNDVFICGGYNGELILADLWKISLQTFQWSKLPAVMPEPAYFHCAAVTPAGCMYIHGGVVNIHENKRTGSLFKIWLAVPSLLELCWEKLLKAFPHLASLPTMQLLNLGLTQELIERLK
- the cax1 gene encoding cation/H+ exchanger protein 1; amino-acid sequence: MSHKKSSLPPGEVENLRRRSAADSSENYADPEQHQRFPQRQSQGDWLCVGPQHPELGAAETPSPDASAHHFCHYTPKCFLTVHRGGHGTSARSTPSRGVRSTPSRYGEEGWHEGTSKTTIRAENEVEAHREANNYKFGFRKWKGNVTEKPIEDRSDVVKELYSDLSIVKPQEGSVVTFGNIVYVFLFGWWISLIYFLICPVMFLTIFGAPYGKLCLKMAWYFIWPFGKSLGKAGDVVKRSVMKPPRCEVIPEERDNEDSKDLVRDKDSAPLLMSSPIPVEIPVPEAPAGKTSKHWCRISTYVWLLLGYPVLAVFHSLACVLSWLLVFTIPVSKMNARTLTTVLLMAPEDIQIHRLEKTLGCETRVILCCYQAFNVYYYKYTVQGINIFALNSLPLVFITLIIGYTDQEHNFFSAKTKFATAITSIIPLSYYIGMGIASISAQSNFAVGAVVNATFGSITEMTFYITALLQGHRAATKCYEEIVKAALTGTLLGCILFIPGICMIIGGIKHQEQRFNSRSAGVSSALLFISIGGVFAPTLFSKTFGNLVCESCTNIPGNASVPFICKDCHYDTSQTDPHLILSKIEALVYTISVLLPAAYLIGLIFTLKTHSHIYDIHISDGQGGHAHGQYAQEGTSTYHPTGEVTTGHLLAANTCINGSNVATSQVVATAGHHVVHWSRWRALAVLIAATVLMACCADLSTENIEPMLTHSSISQYFIGVTVLAMVPELPEIVNGIQFALQNNISLSLEVGSCIAVQVCMIQIPLLILFNAFYDVGFMLVFSDIHLWASIFSVILVNYIFMDGKCDYFQGTALVVVYLILLALYFFAPSPRSC